Genomic segment of Geminocystis herdmanii PCC 6308:
ATTTTATGTTAAAGATAGCCAATAATCATTCTTTAATTTATCAAAGATTAAAGATAAAACCTCAAGATTTAAGGAAATTTTAAATTCATAAAATAGATGCTATGAGGGAACAATGAAAACATTAATTAAACTAAAAATTGAAAAATTTACCGAAAAAAATCAAGAATATTTTGTTGCTACCAGTGATGATTTAGAAGGGTTAGTAGCTGAGGGTAAAACTATCAAAGAAGTAATTGAAATTGCTGAAGATGTAGCTAAAATATTATTAGAATTAGAAAAAGAAACCTCGAATTTAACTATTAATCGGAATATTCCTAATATTATTGAATATCCTTTATTAATGGAGGTATAATGGGCAGATTATCGGGGTTTTCATATCAAAAAGTCACTCAAAAATTAAATAAATTAGGATTTCAATTTTATCGTAATGCTAAAGGAGATCATGAGATTTGGTTTAATCCAGAAACTAAAGCTAAAACAACGATTCCTCATCATCGAGAAATAAAAGAAGGTACACTAAAAAATATTTTAAAACAAGCCAATATTGATATAGATATTTTTCTCAAAATTTAAACGAAAATTAAATAAAAGTTTATCATAAATCTTTATTAATAATTATCATGAAAATTAACCATAAAAACATTACTAAATACCTCGATCGAACCTCTTATTTATTCTGAAAAAAAATAATAGATTTTATGTTAAAACTTGATGATATAATTAATAGTTGTAATCAAATTTGTCAATTTGGTTTGGTAAATTGAATATAAATAGAGAATCTTTAATTAATTTTATTAAACAAAATTTATCTACTATTAAAAGTTATGGTGTTAGTTCGATCACGAAGTGGCGCTGCGCGATCGCAATTTTTGGCTCTTTTGCTAGAGACGAATGTACGATTAATAGTGATGTTGATTTATTGGTAGAATTTGAAGATAAAGTTACTTTCGATCGATATATGGATTTAAAGTTTTTCTTTGAAGATAATCTTGGTTTATCTGTGGATTTAGTGACAAAAAAAATGCTCAAATCTCAAATCATTAATAATGTAGAAAAAGATTTAATTTATGTCTCATAGTTTAAGAATTATCAAAATAAGGTTATAATGTTTTAATAAATGTAAAAGGAAATAAAACAAATGGAAACAATTACAATCAAGGTAGATCAAGAAGTCGCCCAACTATATCAATCTGCTGATGTTAATAAACAAGAAAATGCCACTAAAATTTGTAATTTTATCCTTAAAGAAATTTTAAAATCATCTAGTTTTGAAGAAATTGTTAGTCAAATTCGTCAAGAAGCACAAATAAACGGTTTAACTTCTGAAATATTAACAGAATTATTAAAAGATGACTAAACTACGCATTATTTTAGATACAAATGTTTTAATTAGTGGTTTATTATCATCTTTATCAACATCGCAACAAGTTTTTGATAGAGTCACAAAAAAAGAAACTTTGTTAATATCTGAAACAATTTTACAGAAATTTCTCAAACTTTAATTCGTTCAAAATTTGATAGATATATAACATTAGAAAAAAGATTAATTTTTCTAACTGAATTAAGACAAAAGGCACAAATAATAAAAGTTACAGAAACTATTACTATTTGTCGAGATGCTAAAGATAATAAATTCTTAGAATTAGCCGTTAGTGGTAAAGCTGATTTTATTATTACAGGAGATCAGGATTTATTAGTATTAAATCCTTTTGAAAATATCACAATTATTAAGCCTGATCTTTTTCTTAAAATATTAAATATTAAATATTAGAGAAAATTATGAAAATTAACCAGAAAAATATTACCAAATACCTCGATCGAACCGATTTTGAATCTCTTTTTATTGAAGAATTAGGATGGGATTATCCCCAAGATGATACCGAAAAATATATCACTGTTGATGAGCAAATATTTACCTTAACTCCCATTGCCGAAAAACGAGGTTTTATTACTTATCAATGTATCTTAGAAAATCAGAAAATACCCCTTTCCCCTATACTGAAAAAGATTGATCAAGAAATTAGTAAATATTCCTATGAGCATTTGATTATTTATGCTTCATCCCAAGACAAAAATCAAAAATGGCAATGGACAAAAAAAGAAGGTAATAAAGTATTAAAAACCAGAGTAATCGAATATTCTAGCAGTAAAAAAAGAGTATTATTAGACGCATTAGAAGCTATTAGTATTAGTTTAGCAGAAGAAGATAATTTAAGTTTATTAAACGTTAAAGAAAAAGCCAAAAAAGCCTTTGATATAGAAAAAGTTACTAAAAAATTCTTTACGGAATTTCAACTAGAACATCGAAAATTTGTTGAATTTATTAACGGCATTGATGACATCAAAGATAAAAATTGGTATGCTTCCGTTATCCTTAATCGTTTAATGTTTGTGTACTTTTTACAGAAAAAAGGTTTTCTTGATAAGGATAATAAAGACTATTTACAAGATAAATTAAAACAAAGCAAACTCAAAGGAGAAAACTTATTTTATAGGGAATTTTTACAAAGTTTATTCTTTGAAGGATTCGGGAAAAGAGCCTATCAAAGAAGTGAAGTAGTTACTCAATTAATTGGCGATATTAAATATCTTAATGGCGGTTTATTTTTACCCCATATTATTGAGCAGAAATACAAAAATAAAATTTCGATCGACGATCGAGCCTTTAGTGATATTTTACAATTATTTGCTAGTTATACATGGCATTTAGA
This window contains:
- a CDS encoding nucleotidyltransferase family protein: MNINRESLINFIKQNLSTIKSYGVSSITKWRCAIAIFGSFARDECTINSDVDLLVEFEDKVTFDRYMDLKFFFEDNLGLSVDLVTKKMLKSQIINNVEKDLIYVS
- a CDS encoding type II toxin-antitoxin system HicA family toxin, which translates into the protein MGRLSGFSYQKVTQKLNKLGFQFYRNAKGDHEIWFNPETKAKTTIPHHREIKEGTLKNILKQANIDIDIFLKI
- a CDS encoding type II toxin-antitoxin system HicB family antitoxin, producing the protein MKTLIKLKIEKFTEKNQEYFVATSDDLEGLVAEGKTIKEVIEIAEDVAKILLELEKETSNLTINRNIPNIIEYPLLMEV
- a CDS encoding putative toxin-antitoxin system toxin component, PIN family, with the protein product MTLEKRLIFLTELRQKAQIIKVTETITICRDAKDNKFLELAVSGKADFIITGDQDLLVLNPFENITIIKPDLFLKILNIKY